One genomic region from Arthrobacter sp. YN encodes:
- a CDS encoding COG1470 family protein, with protein sequence MRSPTLKLSDQGLLLRCVIAVCVLVAVVGASVVAATTTFATTGDSPVTWAVTPSTVEGPDGRSWVELELDPGASVDEHLAVRNLSDRDVTFALTAADGYFTPTGRFNMLPGDKQSVSAGTWISMDKTVTVAAGGTAVVPFTVTVPDNATPGDHAAGIAASIYSQGGSDGTQLGVESRVGFRVMTRVKGEVRPALSMKATASYDTSWNPLEPGSADLTVDLENTGNVRLSVDPSTMVNDARWPAAGTEEARTLELLPGDRRTVSIHVPQVWPLGMMTLPVTVSQGVIAPDGATQSLDPVQESVTLWAIPWPQLAVLVALLLLFAGLFLGRKRRKKELVRLVEEAREAGRREAGTP encoded by the coding sequence ATGAGGTCCCCAACCCTCAAGCTCTCCGACCAGGGACTCCTGCTGCGCTGCGTCATTGCCGTGTGCGTCCTGGTTGCTGTCGTCGGCGCAAGTGTCGTTGCTGCAACCACCACCTTTGCCACCACCGGTGACAGCCCCGTCACGTGGGCTGTCACCCCATCGACCGTGGAGGGGCCGGATGGCCGCTCGTGGGTGGAACTCGAACTCGACCCAGGAGCCAGTGTCGACGAACACTTGGCGGTCAGGAACCTCAGCGACAGGGACGTTACCTTTGCCCTCACCGCGGCTGATGGGTATTTCACTCCGACCGGCCGCTTCAACATGCTCCCTGGCGACAAGCAGTCGGTATCTGCAGGTACCTGGATCTCCATGGACAAGACGGTCACCGTAGCGGCGGGAGGTACCGCCGTCGTGCCGTTCACGGTGACGGTCCCGGACAACGCGACACCAGGCGATCATGCAGCGGGCATAGCTGCCTCGATCTATTCACAGGGTGGCTCGGACGGGACGCAACTGGGTGTGGAAAGCCGTGTTGGGTTCCGTGTCATGACCCGGGTAAAGGGGGAGGTCAGACCTGCGCTCAGCATGAAGGCAACCGCGAGCTACGATACGTCGTGGAATCCCCTGGAACCAGGATCCGCTGACCTTACCGTTGACCTGGAGAATACGGGCAACGTCCGACTTTCGGTGGATCCCTCCACCATGGTCAATGACGCCCGGTGGCCGGCCGCCGGGACCGAAGAAGCCAGAACTCTCGAATTGCTGCCCGGGGACCGTCGAACCGTCAGTATCCACGTACCTCAGGTGTGGCCGCTGGGCATGATGACTTTGCCGGTGACCGTTTCGCAAGGGGTGATTGCCCCTGACGGTGCCACCCAATCGCTGGATCCCGTGCAGGAAAGCGTGACGCTATGGGCGATTCCCTGGCCGCAGCTCGCCGTCCTTGTTGCCTTGTTGCTTCTGTTTGCGGGCCTTTTCCTAGGTCGCAAGCGGCGGAAGAAGGAGCTTGTCCGGCTGGTCGAAGAGGCCCGCGAGGCCGGGCGTCGGGAAGCGGGAACCCCCTGA